ATCCTTTGCATATGTAGATAAAACAGTTTGGTAGACAATATCAGCTTTTCTAAAACTTTCTTAGTTTCGCCAAATTCAGGTTCCCTTAACTATAAATGAATTGAGAGCAGAGACAGGTTCCATATGAAGAAAGGATGATATTCATTCCCTTCAaagcacaaaaaaaatattaatatgcCAAAATAGATCCTGCAGGAATTATGTAGTCGACAAGCTACGAAAATGTCCTGTGTATTAAAATTACCGAAACCCGACAAAGAATATGCTTTCACGTGCTAAAGCCAAAGTTTCTTAGACATAATCCAGTTTAttccaattttcaccaaatgatATTTGCCCAGTTATTTTTAGAGCAAATTTGACTATTTACTAGACTTTTATGAGGCGAAGAGACTCCATCTTGTAAattgaacaaaaataaatataaatccaCGCTCTTtgcttttttaaaagaaatattcCACGTACTCAAATAGCTGATCCAATAATAGACCGAAGAATATCAACTTTATAGGAAAACGATCAAAAAAGCATGTGTTTTGCATTTGCCCTTATATTTATTTAGTTGGAAGGGTTCGGCGAATTTGAGCATGTGTGTAAGTAGCAAAAGCAATAGCTGTAACGTGTGAGAATGATATAAAAGGGAAGTAAGTTTTGATTACATATTACTTACCCAGCCAAACTTATCAGGTTACCATGGGCACTCTAACAGTTTCTATTCTCCTTGCAATCCTCAGCGCACAGGCCTACGCTCAGACCAAAGACTACTGTGCATCTTACTTATGTCCAAACGGGGAGAAAAATATTGGTTGCGGAACTAAAAACGTACTCCTAGTTGCAACTTTTCTGATATCTCTGGATTTAATTCGTTTGTTTCCTCTTCTCAGGCTTTTGCTGCGACATGTCCCAGAGATGCTAAACTAGCTACGCCAGGCGACTTCAAGAAGGTCATTCTAGATCAACATAATGCGATTCGGAATCAGGTTGCAATGGGTAACTTAACTGGATTTGAATCCGGAATGCGATTGGCTACTTTGGTGAGTACTGTCTTATTCAAAATCTAGAATTACTGTTTAAGATAACAATTCTGTTCACAGCAATGGGACAGTGAACTAGAAAAACTAGCAAGTATTCAGGCAAAGCAATGTGTTGctgagaaggatgagtgccgcAATACCGATAGGTTTAATAGTGTAGGCCAGAACTTCTATAGTGCAAATCGAACCACAACCAAGTACAATGTCACCGGGGTAATTGTGGAAGCAATTAATTCGTGGTTCAGTGAATATGAAACGTTCGATAATGCAACAATAGCCAATTACACAGCCGAGTAAGTAGTTGTCAGTCCTTCcttggaaaatttaaattttgatcgaaaaaatatttgcaGTAACTCCACTAGCGACTTTGCGCAACTCATCACAGCCCAAGCGACATATGTTGGCTGTTCTATGGTTCAGTATACAGAGGCTACTAGGATAGTGGTAAATCTGTTTTGCGACTACAGTTCGGAACCTAAAGAGGGGCAGGCAGTATATCAACAAGGATGTCCAGCAGCTCAGTGCGTGAAAGGAAGGAATCCAACCTATCATGGACTTTGTGCCGTAACAGAACCAATAGATCCTAATTATGGTGATTAGTAATGGAATGATTtacatttgattttattttacataaataaTTAAACGCTGGCTTTGGGATGATTAATGGAGTTTTCTTCGATAACTGTTCCAATCACATTATTATTAGCTAAAAATTCGGAGGTGTTTTTGAATATTTAGATGCTTTTCATTGTGAAGAAAGATAAACGGTGtaaaagaaagaataaggaCAAGATTTCAATCTAGTAATTTGAACTTAACGTACTGGTAATTAATATTGCATAGTTATCAGTGGTAAAAAGATCGACTTTAGAAGCAAATTAATgatattgttttgtttttggtaCGCAGATTTCTTCAAAATCATATCCCTAGATAAAAAAGTTGTAATCCTTACTGAGATGGTAGTAAGCGACCTTACTCACAAAGAATAAATCAATCAATCTTCCAACAAAAATGTTCCCTTTCCATGTCTTGCCTTCCATTCAACTTCACCATGAATTCTTTAAATCGCACTTTCGCTCCCATCCTTTTCAATCTGCCTCAGTGTTGTGTGTTCTCAACTATTAGGGATTCTCGCAAACAATTCGGGTCGCGTTCTATCTAACTTAGCGGGTGATCAAACGGGAATACCAACTTGATTCGCTTCCCAATTACGTTCTGGTTTTTCCTATGTGCTTAtgcttttatcaaatatagttcCGATATCTGAAAAAAGTCCTAGTCTGAAATATGTGTAAGAACAGAGTTTTTTCTTGTGCGTGGTGAAACCAATCATAAAAATGTCCATAATCGATACTTGGTGAAGATCGAGGCTGTTCTAGAGCACGAAGATTGCAAACAACTCTGGTTCCATATTCGCAACTCCTGCAGCCCTATTCAGCCATTCCCCACTTAAACCTAATTCACAGATACCAAAGACCAACATCAAACAACTATATTATGTCTAAGTGTGTTCTTGCGTGTTTCTAGCGAGGTAGTTGCACGGGTTTCCCTTTTTCGCtaggattttattttaattcgcTTATGCTGATGCTTCTGAAACCACTTATAGTTTGCTTTGTTTTTATCCTTCAACGTGaataacttcatattttcttctGATAACACTCATCTTAGATGTGAATTGTTTTACGTCACCTGGAACCTAGGATTTTTAACGAAAACAGAACTTGTTCGCACCACCAGTCGTAAACAGACCTACATCCTGATCGTTTTGAAAAAGAGATTATGGTTCCTATTTCCAAAAGTGGAAACTCTAATCCTTCTGAGAACTTCCAACCTCTTCAATTTTTATCCTCTTAACGATATTTTTGAGAGATATGTATGTCAGTGGCTAGCTGATCACTACAGTCTCATTATGGCAAAAGATCTTTATAAATGTTttcgcgacaatccaattggatcctagccttgaaatgtgttagagcacttcattaaagaccaTAACAGTCCACTATAGCTGCGTTCCTTTTAGCATCCACGAGGCTCGCGAAGTGTTCCGTTTGACGTTTGCGTCTAACTGCGATTGTTATTTGTTATGTCAGTTTTCGATCGTGTTGATACTTTAAAATATTAAGACAAAATATCAAATCAGCCGCGTAacattaaatcatcatcatcatcatcaacggcgcaacaaccggtatccggtctaggcctgccttaataaggaactccagacatcccggttttgcgccgaggtccaccaattcgatatccctagaagctgtctggcgtcctgaccatcggttcatcttaggcagggtctgcctcgtcttcttttcctaccatagatattgcccttatagactttccgggtgggatcatcttcatccatacggattaagtgacccgcccaccgtaacctattgagccggattttatccacaaccggacggtcatggtatcgctcatagatttcgtcattgtgtaggctacggaatcgtccatcctcatgtagggggccaaaaattcttcagaggattcttctctcgaacggggccaagagttcgcaatttttcttgctaagaacccaagttttcgaggaatacatgaggactggcaagatcatagtcttgtacagtaagagctttgaccctatggtgagacgtttcgagcggaacagtctttgtaagctgaaataggctctgttggctgacaacaaccgtgcgcggatttcatcatcgtagttgttatcggttgtgattttcgaccctagataggagaaattgtcaacggtctcaaagttgtattctcctatccttattcttgttcgtgtttgtgtttgaccagtgcggtttgatgttgttggttgattcgtcttaggtgctgacgtggccaccatatattttgtcttgccttcattgatgtgcagcccaagatctcgtgccgcctgttcgatctggatgaaggcagtttgcacgtctcgggtggttcttcccatgatgtcgatatcgtcagcataggccagtagttgggtggacttgaagaggatcgtacctcttgcatttacct
The DNA window shown above is from Hermetia illucens chromosome 5, iHerIll2.2.curated.20191125, whole genome shotgun sequence and carries:
- the LOC119657627 gene encoding antigen 5 like allergen Cul n 1-like produces the protein MGTLTVSILLAILSAQAYAQTKDYCASYLCPNGEKNIGCGTKNAFAATCPRDAKLATPGDFKKVILDQHNAIRNQVAMGNLTGFESGMRLATLQWDSELEKLASIQAKQCVAEKDECRNTDRFNSVGQNFYSANRTTTKYNVTGVIVEAINSWFSEYETFDNATIANYTADNSTSDFAQLITAQATYVGCSMVQYTEATRIVVNLFCDYSSEPKEGQAVYQQGCPAAQCVKGRNPTYHGLCAVTEPIDPNYGD